One stretch of Schizosaccharomyces pombe strain 972h- genome assembly, chromosome: III DNA includes these proteins:
- the hmg1 gene encoding 3-hydroxy-3-methylglutaryl-CoA reductase Hmg1, which produces MIYKLAARYPIQVIAIVGILVSMAYFSFLEALTQEDFPVLIRALKRFGILDGFPNTRLPNEMILKLSSVQGEDASVWEQIPAAELGGEGFVDFDITQWYYPANAKVDVAQLVEPYRNDCIFHDASGACHFFFKEVGNWTVSSIALPSNLANPPIDYFLDSSSTVIQRILPAIREHGISWSWLLQLIARTWMNTLKIASQASKTELLIVGTAYACMLISIVSLYLKMRRLGSKFWLFFSVLLSTLFSVQFAMTLVRASGVRISLVSLIESLPFLINVVALDKAAELTRQVITRCSVSDSHSPMHEDIAKACRNAAPPILRHFSFGIVVLAIFSYCNFGIKQFFLFAAVMIYDLLLLFSFFVAILTLKLEMRRYNAKDDVRKVLIEEGLSESTARHVADGNDSSATTSAGSRYFKVRYGTKIILFIFIAFNLFELCSIPFKHYAATSAAAARLIPLVRSQYPDFKSQRLLDDGVFDDVLSAISSMSNIESPSVRLLPAVFYGAELSSTSFLSTIHSFINNWSHYISASFLSKWIVCALSLSIAVNVFLLNAARLNSIKEEPEKKVVEKVVEVVKYIPSSNSSSIDDIQKDEIAQESVVRSLEECITLYNNGQISTLNDEEVVQLTLAKKIPLYALERVLKDVTRAVVIRRTVVSRSSRTKTLESSNCPVYHYDYSRVLNACCENVIGYMPLPLGVAGPLIIDGKPFYIPMATTEGALVASTMRGCKAINAGGGAVTVLTRDQMSRGPCVAFPNLTRAGRAKIWLDSPEGQEVMKKAFNSTSRFARLQHIKTALAGTRLFIRFCTSTGDAMGMNMISKGVEHALVVMSNDAGFDDMQVISVSGNYCTDKKPAAINWIDGRGKSVIAEAIIPGDAVKSVLKTTVEDLVKLNVDKNLIGSAMAGSVGGFNAHAANIVTAVYLATGQDPAQNVESSNCITLMDNVDGNLQLSVSMPSIEVGTIGGGTVLEPQGAMLDLLGVRGAHMTSPGDNSRQLARVVAAAVMAGELSLCSALASGHLVKSHIGLNRSALNTPAMDSSAKKPATDALKSVNSRVPGR; this is translated from the coding sequence ATGATTTATAAACTTGCTGCTCGGTATCCAATTCAAGTGATTGCCATTGTGGGCATCCTTGTCTCTATGGcatatttttccttcttgGAAGCCTTAACTCAAGAAGATTTCCCAGTATTAATTCGTGCTTTAAAACGATTTGGTATTTTGGATGGATTTCCGAACACTCGTCTACCTAACGAGATGATTTTAAAGCTAAGTAGTGTCCAAGGTGAGGATGCCTCGGTTTGGGAACAAATTCCTGCCGCAGAGTTGGGTGGAGAAGGatttgttgattttgataTCACCCAATGGTATTACCCTGCGAATGCAAAGGTCGATGTTGCTCAATTGGTAGAGCCATATCGTAATGACTGCATTTTCCATGACGCTTCCGGTGCTTgccatttcttttttaaagaggTCGGCAATTGGACTGTATCTAGTATTGCATTACCATCGAATCTCGCCAATCCGCCCATCGATTACTTCCTTGACAGTTCTAGTACTGTCATTCAAAGAATTCTTCCTGCAATTCGTGAACACGGCATTTCATGGTCGTGGTTACTTCAGTTGATCGCTCGCACTTGGATGAATACTTTAAAGATCGCTAGCCAAGCTTCTAAGACCGAACTGTTAATTGTTGGTACTGCTTATGCTTGCATGTTGATATCCATTGTGTCTCTTTACCTTAAGATGCGTCGTCTAGGATCCAAATTTTGGCTATTTTTTAGTGTCCTGCTTTCCACTTTGTTCTCTGTTCAATTCGCAATGACTTTGGTACGTGCATCTGGTGTACGGATTAGCCTTGTCTCGTTGATTGAAAGTTTGCCTTTTCTGATAAATGTGGTTGCCCTTGATAAAGCTGCAGAATTAACGCGGCAAGTTATCACTCGATGCTCTGTCTCTGACTCCCATTCTCCTATGCATGAAGATATTGCAAAGGCTTGCCGCAACGCTGCACCGCCTATCCTCCgtcatttttcttttggaataGTCGTTTTGGCAATTTTTTCGTATTGTAATTTTGGTATcaaacaattctttttgtttgctgCTGTCATGATTTATGATTTACTCTTACTGTTCTCTTTCTTTGTCGCCATACTCACCCTGAAACTTGAGATGCGCCGCTATAATGCTAAGGATGATGTTCGAAAGGTTCTTATAGAAGAGGGTCTCTCTGAGTCTACGGCTCGTCATGTTGCAGACGGCAACGATTCTTCGGCTACTACTTCTGCAGGGTCACGGTATTTTAAAGTTAGATATGGAACCAAAATCATTCTTTTCATATTCATTGCCttcaatttgtttgaaCTTTGTTCTATTCCGTTCAAACATTATGCTGCCACTtctgctgctgctgctcGATTAATTCCTCTTGTTCGCTCTCAATATCCCGATTTTAAGTCACAAAGGCTTTTGGATGATGGAGTGTTTGACGACGTTCTTTCTGCTATTTCTTCAATGTCCAACATTGAATCACCAAGCGTCCGTTTACTACCAGCTGTTTTTTACGGTGCCGAATTATCCAGCACTTCTTTTCTATCTACTATCCATTCGTTTATTAACAACTGGTCTCACTACATCAGTGCTTCGTTTTTGTCAAAATGGATCGTCTGTGCTTTATCTTTGAGTATTGCCGTCAacgtttttcttttgaacgCTGCTCGATTGAACTCCATCAAAGAGGAACCTGAGAAAAAGGTGgttgaaaaagttgttgAAGTCGTTAAGTATATTCCTTCGTCGAATAGTTCATCCATTGATGACATTCAGAAAGACGAAATCGCTCAAGAATCCGTTGTACGTTCGCTTGAGGAATGTATCACTCTTTACAACAATGGTCAAATTTCAACTTtaaatgatgaagaagttGTGCAGTTAACCTTAGCTAAAAAAATCCCTCTTTATGCTTTAGAACGAGTACTTAAAGACGTTACCAGAGCTGTTGTAATTCGCCGAACGGTCGTCTCCCGTTCATCTAGGACGAAGACACTTGAAAGCTCTAATTGCCCCGTCTATCATTACGATTACTCTAGGGTTTTGAATGCATGTTGTGAAAACGTTATAGGTTACATGCCCTTGCCCCTTGGTGTAGCTGGTCCTCTCATTATTGACGGTAAGCCTTTTTATATCCCTATGGCTACTACTGAGGGTGCATTGGTTGCTTCTACTATGCGTGGATGCAAAGCTATTAACGCTGGTGGTGGTGCTGTTACTGTATTGACTCGTGATCAAATGTCCCGTGGACCATGTGTGGCTTTCCCGAATTTGACGCGCGCTGGTCGTGCTAAAATTTGGTTGGATAGCCCTGAAGGCCAAGAGGTTATGAAGAAGGCTTTTAACTCTACTAGCCGTTTTGCTAGACTTCAACATATTAAGACTGCTCTAGCTGGTACTCGTCTTTTCATCCGTTTCTGTACGTCTACCGGTGATGCTATGGGTATGAATATGATTTCCAAAGGTGTTGAGCATGCACTTGTAGTAATGAGCAATGACGCTGGTTTTGATGACATGCAAGTGATCAGTGTATCAGGGAATTATTGTACAGATAAGAAGCCTGCTGCTATTAATTGGATTGATGGTCGTGGTAAAAGTGTTATTGCTGAAGCTATTATTCCTGGTGATGCTGTCAAATCGGTATTGAAAACTACTGTTGAAGATTTGGTTAAATTAAATGTTGACAAAAACCTCATTGGTAGTGCTATGGCTGGCAGCGTTGGAGGATTTAATGCTCATGCTGCTAACATTGTCACGGCAGTATATTTAGCAACTGGTCAAGACCCTGCCCAAAATGTTGAAAGCAGTAATTGTATAACTTTGATGGATAATGTTGATGGTAACCTTCAGCTTAGCGTGTCAATGCCATCCATTGAAGTTGGAACAATTGGTGGTGGAACGGTTTTGGAACCGCAAGGTGCTATGCTTGACTTGCTCGGTGTGCGAGGTGCCCATATGACCTCTCCCGGTGATAATTCTCGTCAACTAGCACGTGTCGTTGCAGCCGCCGTAATGGCTGGTGAACTGTCTTTGTGTTCCGCACTTGCTAGTGGCCATTTAGTTAAATCCCATATCGGACTCAATCGAAGTGCGCTGAATACTCCTGCTATGGACTCTTCTGCCAAGAAACCAGCGACTGATGCTCTAAAATCCGTTAACTCTCGAGTACCGGGACGTTGA